One genomic segment of Sebastes fasciatus isolate fSebFas1 chromosome 17, fSebFas1.pri, whole genome shotgun sequence includes these proteins:
- the prrc2a gene encoding protein PRRC2A isoform X2 has translation MSERSGQTAKGKEGKTKYASLNLFDTYKGKSLETQKPVVPPRHGLQSLGKVASARRMPPPANLPSLKAENKGNDPNVSLVPKDGTGWASKQEQADPKSTDALSAPQPESQQPVASPTPAPTRPRTPPVSEAQAPASTQAVGARSWAQASVTHGTQGDGGKASNLPSPFSREEFPTLQAAGDQDKAGREPGTADQWYGPGPSLRPPNVTSWRDGGGRAMAPTMSGEGAVEGGTGGALVMDGAAGVPLPNSQSHGPPRNPPAGSPALPLPQPPVGPGFPQYRGIMPPYMYPPYLPFPAPYGPQGPYRYPGPGEGPAPRFSRGQGGPQGGPRDAGGEVPKRPSILKQDDLKELDELDHDGDEGWAGAHEEIDYSAKLKFSDDEGDEEGEEERSESKNDLREQQRSQEAPPATSRSRASDSGGDNRRTPPSNVDNGPQPPSSKPGWAEEGGSGWQGQGAPTNYQDRPQNQGAPQGAGGKPIPTQHQPAPGGPSPPAQPGLLVPGPQENDEDETWRQRRKQSSTEISAAVERARRRREEEERRMEEERRAACAEKLKRLDEKQQQQQGSNVGGGGSTCKSPSPDGNSTAAQAGSPSPSISASASSPNISQPPSPCVDPDEPPVLIVQPGSSPVVGERQRASSNSSYDSSAETPCPQPAVSQPQQPTLDVPLPGENKEETIGSSHIRAGSGGERGVDPVKIENIGGGAGRQASGPPGQGYSKYQKSLPPRFQRQQQEQLLKQQQQWQQQQQQQQQQQQQQQQQQQQQQHSQASQSQLSPQPQAPQGPSPGPTPQPGPGPKQGGPMYQPTNMVRPPPLQMNFDPRWMMMPYMDPRMMQGRPPPMDYYSAGMHPSGLIGRERSDSGGSGSDPFDRQQQHPGHPHRGTPPMDPKLAWGQEVAFPGGGEGRGLTSPHRQKQALEDDDVAKGSRSDTPPHRMREGGLGPIQQPSSTSGTSNQTPPPVGTQVGTQGGGHHPHHYMSGRGNYSNFPDQGGRMHPHQQQQQQQQQQQQQRAERGNQPHGYTHQEEGPPRGSQQGQIWGAQHPHYDRNGRADHPPIESNSHLHHHHGHHPQQPHFPHHPHKSENSRDRVVEAPAKKTDSSPPIHQPSLSSSCSSSSSSSAREDGNVKAALHHHPSQRESEAGVGHSHGERGNSGSAGSSSHVKQEKTGPAYAPHSSMTASPPPSQHGSHTQPQQQHPHPKSNQRGGREHKTETQWGPRPGSSNTGGGSSHGRRANNAGGGNSSRGGDDSSNTPSDHKPSHQTGGSNANRRAGPIKKPVLKEMKRDGGEADGGEKTSFGKDKEKDGGQPTSMKQEASSTSQNTSAPSKEEQAQTAKPRNGGKERSSGGGGGGSGRGPKDVDTTSSGFSGSSSRRDRDRSFERGVGASHHHGVPAKGGRPSRGRGGEFYGRGRGYRGTFTAAAGPTGGGRGRMGGRSGRDYRSSVGGGHHHESKVEGGGGSGSGRHGQDRSQHNPARARNRSETRSEGSEYEEIPKRRRERGSETGSESGASDLGHSDKEDHQKPNTKNGSDNANTTSGGNMSSAPPRGSQARVFTPRGVPSRRGRGGGSGGGNGYRSGGNVGGPPGGHRVGPSSASHGGSSKSSASARKQQGPPQTSGPKDFGRGGNGGEKKDKIADASQSQSQGTNPPQPSLPAATPATLCSTENGGVVAQQASTNPTPNPGGPNTLPLPTNRGFPPSGFERPPRRRRHGRSQHQQDKPPRFRRLKERENAARINGGVGVIGGGRPSSPSLNSVQDSNGAPISAPVTANAQNANHNTTLTTNNNSGGGHLSNANSHHHHHYNQGNAGQTHPQHHHSHGAKSPDFTNQNSDQANEEWETASESSDFTEFRDREGGGGKSYSSHHPHHLGRGGGGGGGGGAVDRDMAGKEPLANKRSFSSQRPGMERQNRRVNPGGGGGGGGGRGPRGPPGGGSGGPGNGGGNRGDRRGNWPSPKNRK, from the exons ATGTCAGAGCGCTCTGGGCAAACTGCAAAGGGGAAGGAAGGCAAAACCAAGTATGCGTCTCTCAACCTGTTTGATACATACAAAGGAAAGAGCCTTGAAACACAAAAGCCTGTTG TTCCCCCCCGCCATGGCCTGCAGTCTCTTGGTAAAGTTGCCTCCGCACGGCGTATGCCACCCCCTGCCAACCTGCCCAGTCTGAAGGCGGAGAACAAAGGCAACGATCCCAACGTCTCGCTCGTTCCCAAAGACGGCACAGGATGGGCAAGCAAACAGGAACAAGCGGACCCAAAGAG taCCGATGCATTGTCAGCACCGCAGCCGGAATCGCAGCAGCCTGTGGCTTCACCGACACCTGCACCGACCCGCCCGAGAACCCCGCCAGTTTCAGAG GCTCAGGCCCCAGCTTCAACCCAGGCCGTAGGGGCAAGGTCCTGGGCACAGGCCAGTGTTACACATGGAACACAAGGGGATG GTGGAAAGGCATCAAACCTACCGTCGCCATTCTCTCGCGAGGAATTTCCCACCCTGCAGGCGGCTGGCGACCAGGACAAAGCTGGCAGAGAACCGGGCACTGCAGATCAGTGGTATGGGCCCGGACCAAGCCTCCGCCCCCCGA ACGTTACAAGTTGGCGGGACGGTGGGGGCCGTGCCATGGCGCCCACCATGTCTGGGGAGGGGGCAGTGGAGGGTGGCACTGGTGGGGCTCTGGTGATGGATGGGGCAGCTGGGGTCCCCCTTCCGAACTCTCAGTCCCACGGGCCACCTAGGAACCCTCCCGCAGGCAGCCCCGCCTTGCCCCTACCCCAGCCCCCTGTGGGGCCTGGGTTCCCCCAATACCGAGGGATCATGCCTCCATAC atgTATCCTCCCTACCTGCCCTTCCCGGCCCCCTATGGCCCTCAGGGGCCATACAGGTACCCGGGACCCGGGGAAGGGCCTGCTCCAAG GTTCTCTCGTGGGCAGGGTGGTCCTCAGGGCGGCCCACGTGACGCAGGTGGAGAGGTGCCAAAGCGACCCTCTATCCTAAAGCAGGATGACCTGAAGGAGCTAGATGAGCTGGACCACGACGGAGATGAGGGCTGGGCAG gGGCTCACGAGGAGATCGATTACTCCGCCAAGTTGAAGttcagtgatgatgaaggagatgaagagggggaagaggagagatCTGAGAGCAAGAATGACTTGCG TGAGCAGCAGAGGTCCCAGGAGGCCCCTCCTGCAACCTCTCGCTCTCGAGCCTCGGACAGTGGCGGAGACAACCGCCGCACTCCTCCCTCTAATGTTGACAACGGCCCCCAACCCCCCTCCAGCAAGCCAGGATGGGCCGAGGAGGGAGGCAGTGGCTGGCAGGGCCAGGGAGCACCAACCAACTACCAG GACCGGCCCCAAAACCAGGGCGCCCCTCAAGGCGCGGGGGGGAAACCTATCCCCACCCAGCATCAGCCAGCACCAGGAGGCCCTTCTCCTCCTGCCCAGCCGGGCCTGCTGGTGCCCGGACCCCAGGAGAATGATGAGGATGAGACTTGGCGTCAGCGCAGGAAGCAGTCCTCCACTGAGATCTCTGCTGCTGTGGAGCGAGCCCGTCGCCGCCGCGAGGAGGAAGAACgtaggatggaggaggagagacgtgCAGCCTGCGCAGAGAAGCTAAAGAGGCTGGATGagaagcagcaacagcagcagggcAGCAACGTAGGAGGTGGTGGTAGCACCTGTAAAAGCCCTAGCCCGGATGGAAACTCTACAGCTGCCCAAGCAGGCAGCCCCAGTCCATCTATTTCCGCCTCTGCCTCCTCCCCAAACATCAGCCAGCCTCCATCCCCCTGTGTGGACCCTGATGAGCCTCCAGTGCTGATTGTCCAGCCGGGGTCCAGTCCTGTAGTCGGTGAACGACAGCGagccagcagcaacagcagctatGACTCCAGTGCAG AAACCCCGTGTCCCCAGCCGGCTGTGTCACAGCCACAGCAGCCCACGCTGGACGTACCTTTACCAGGAGAGAATAAGGAAGAGACCATTGGCAGCTCACACATTCGTGCAGGAAGTGGAGGTGAAAGAGGAGTCGACCCAGTGAAGATTGAGAATATCGGAGGGGGAGCAGGTCGTCAAGCCAGTGGTCCTCCTGGCCAGGGTTACTCAAAGTACCAGAAGTCTCTTCCACCTCGATTTCAGAGGCAGCAACAG GAGCAGCtcctgaagcagcagcagcagtggcagcagcagcagcaacagcaacagcaacagcagcagcagcagcagcagcagcagcagcagcagcagcacagccagGCATCACAAAGCCAGCTGTCCCCCCAGCCCCAGGCTCCACAGGGTCCTTCACCAGGTCCAACGCCCCAGCCGGGGCCCGGACCCAAGCAGGGTGGACCCATGTATCAACCCACCAACATGGTCCGACCCCCGCCCCTGCAAATGAATTTCGACCCTCGCTGGATGATGATGCCCTACATGGACCCCCGCATGATGCAGGGCCGCCCTCCGCCTATGGACTACTATTCAGCAGGCATGCACCCGTCAG GGCTTATCGGGCGTGAGCGGTCTGATTCGGGGGGATCCGGTTCAGACCCCTTTGACAGGCAGCAACAGCATCCAGGGCACCCTCACCGTGGGACCCCCCCTATGGATCCTAAGCTGGCCTGGGGGCAGGAAGTGGCGTTCCCTGGCGGAGGGGAGGGCCGTGGGCTTACATCCCCCCACAGGCAGAAGCAGGCTTTGGAGGATGACGATGTGGCCAAAGGGTCTAG GAGCGACACTCCTCCACACCGCATGCGAGAAGGTGGATTGGGACCCATCCAGCAGCCCAGCTCCACCTCTGGGACATCCAACCAGACTCCACCTCCAGTTGGGACTCAAGTTGGAACCCAGGGAGGTGGCCACCACCCTCATCACTACATGAGCGGGCGGGGCAACTACAGCAACTTCCCTGACCAGGGTGGGCGGATGCAtccccaccagcagcagcagcagcagcagcagcagcagcagcagcagagggcgGAGAGGGGAAATCAGCCGCATGGCTACACCCACCAGGAAGAAGGGCCTCCACGAGGGTCTCAGCAGGGACAGATATGGGGAGCCCAACACCCTCACTACGATCGCAACGGTCGTGCCGATCACCCCCCTATTGAGAGCAACTCTCATCTCCACCACCATCACGGCCACCACCCTCAACAGCCACACTTCCCTCACCACCCCCATAAGTCGGAGAACAGCCGAGACAGGGTTGTTGAGGCCCCTGCCAAGAAGACAGACTCTTCTCCCCCAATCCACCAACCTTCCCTCTCatcctcctgctcttcctcctcctcctcttctgccaGGGAAGACGGGAATGTCAAAGCTGCCCTGCATCATCACCCATCCCAGAGAGAAAGTGAAGCTGGTGTTGGGCACAGTCATGGTGAAAGAGGCAACAGTGGCAGTGCCGGCAGTAGCAGCCACGTGAAACAGGAGAAAACAGGGCCAGCATATGCTCCCCATTCCTCCATGACCGCTAGCCCACCTCCCTCTCAACATGGCAGTCATACTcagcctcagcagcagcaccctcATCCTAAATCAAACCAAAGAGGGGGGCGGGAGCACAAGACCGAGACCCAGTGGGGCCCACGACCTGGCAGCAGCAATACGGGTGGGGGGTCCTCTCATGGTAGGAGGGCCAACAATGCAGGAGGTGGGAACAGCTCTCGTGGAGGGGATGACTCCTCCAACACTCCATCAGACCACAAACCCTCCCACCAGACAGGAGGCAGCAATGCCAACAGGAGGGCTGGACCCATTAAGAAGCCAGTGCtgaaagagatgaagagagacgGAGGGGAAGCTGATGGAGGAGAAAAAACAAGCTTTGGAAAAGATAAAGAGAAAGATGGCGGCCAACCCACCTCCATGAAGCAGGaagcctcctccacctcccagaACACATCAGCTCCATCTAAAGAAGAGCAAGCCCAGACAGCCAAACCCAGGAATGGAGGAAAAGAACGATCCTCAGGAGGAGGCGGTGGCGGGTCTGGTAGAGGCCCCAAAGATGTAGATACCACTTCTTCAGGATTTTCAGGGTCCTCCTCCAGGAGGGACAGGGACCGCTCCTTTGAGAGAGGAGTGGGCGCCTCCCACCACCATGGAGTCCCCGCCAAAGGCGGCAGACCCAGTCGCGGACGAGGGGGAGAGTTCTACGGGCGCGGGCGTGGTTACCGCGGCACCTTCACGGCTGCTGCTGGGCCCACTGGTGGCGGTCGGGGCAGAATGGGTGGCAGGAGTGGCAGAGACTACCGTTCATCTGTTGGCGGTGGCCACCACCATGAGTCCAAGGTCGAGGGGGGCGGTGGCAGTGGCAGTGGCAGGCACGGTCAGGATCGGTCCCAGCATAACCCGGCCAGGGCGAGGAACCGAAGTGAAACCCGCAGTGAGGGTTCAGAGTATGAGGAAATCCccaagagaaggagagagaggggttcAGAGACTGGCAGTGAGAGTGGTGCAAGTGACCTTGGTCACTCAGACAAGGAAGACCACCAGAAACCCAACACCAAGAATGGCTCTGATAATGCCAACACCACTAGTGGTGGCAACATGTCATCTGCACCACCCAGAGGTTCCCAAGCCCGGGTCTTCACCCCCAGGGGTGTGCCCTCTAGGAGGGGCAGGGGTGGAGGTAGTGGAGGAGGAAACGGCTACAGAAGTGGTGGCAATGTTGGAGGACCACCTGGGGGACACCGGGTTGGACCCAGCTCAGCCTCTCACGGTGGGTCCTCCAAGTCATCAGCCTCAGCCCGAAAACAGCAAGGCCCGCCACAAACCTCTGGACCCAAAGACTTTGGCAGGggaggaaatggaggagagaagaaagacaAGATAGCTGatgcaagtcaaagtcaaagtcaGGGGACCAATCCCCCTCAGCCGTCTTTGCCGGCTGCAACTCCTGCCACTTTATGTTCCACTGAAAATGGAGGAGTCGTGGCCCAGCAAGCTTCAACCAACCCTACGCCAAACCCTGGAGGGCCAAACACGCTCCCTCTTCCCACTAACCGTGGGTTCCCTCCCAGTGGGTTTGAGCGACCCCCTAGACGTCGCCGTCACGGGCGGTCCCAGCACCAGCAGGACAAGCCCCCCCGCTTCCGGAGACTGAAGGAGCGAGAGAACGCCGCACGTATCAACGGAGGAGTGGGAGTCATCGGGGGAGGAAggccctcctctccttccctgaATTCAGTTCAGGACAGTAACGGAGCCCCAATCTCTGCTCCCGTGACGGCCAATGCCCAAAATGCTAACCACAACACCACACTAACAACCAACAATAACAGTGGTGGCGGGCATCTTAGCAATGCTAATagtcaccaccatcaccactaCAACCAGGGCAACGCTGGGCAGACCCACCCCCAGCACCACCACAGCCATGGAGCAAAGTCCCCCGACTTCACCAACCAGAACTCGGACCAGGCCAACGAGGAGTGGGAGACCGCCTCCGAGAGCAGCGACTTCACAGAATTCAGAGAcagggagggaggtggagggaagTCCTATTCTTCCCACCATCCCCACCACCTGGGAAGGGGTGGAGGGGGTGGCGGAGGCGGAGGTGCGGTCGACCGTGACATGGCGGGAAAAGAGCCCTTGGCTAATAAAAGAAGCTTCTCAAGCCAGCGTCCTGGCATGGAGCGACAGAACCGGAGGGTCAAccctggaggaggtggaggcggagggggaggaagaggccCACGAGGGCCGCCTGGTGGCGGCTCAGGCGGGCCTGGTAATGGAGGCGGCAACCGCGGGGATAGGCGTGGCAACTGGCCCTCCCCGAAAAATAGGAAGTGA